A region of the Mus musculus strain C57BL/6J chromosome X, GRCm38.p6 C57BL/6J genome:
ATCAAAGtacatacattttatttgtatacaatgaagtgaaataaagaaaactaaGAACTAGGTAtcctcccatttttctttttccatttatgCTATCTTAATGTTAATTAACATCGACTATATTTTGACCCAgattttactcactgagccaacaAGACACTAATATTGAACAAACTGGTAGATTCAAACTGATATAGAGCTTACCCTTTCTTCTAATACatctctaaaaataataataataataaaaaaaaagttaagtccAGTTAGTGCTACCATATGGGCCCAGGTGTAGATGGAGAACACACCAGTGGTCACACCCCTAAAGAAAAGTGACTTTCTCTTCCAACAGCTCCAGGCATTAAATGTATAAGGAAATGCAttatgtattttacattttaaaagtactggaaacttttaaaagaaacatctgaaatataacacaaaaaaaaaactgatttgaAACTTAGGTATGGCAGAAGAATGCAACAATGATATTCAGTGTGCTCCTTCTAGAGTGTCATCTACCATTTAAATTGTCCATTGTCTAATTTCCACACAGAAAATCTTTCCCAGACGTCAACCTTTGATGTGTAACCTAGAAttaaaagagggaaaaggggaaaactggaagttactaatataaaagagaaacagaaatattataGGCACTTAATAACCTTCCACTATTAGGTAGCTTACAGACCTTTACAAATAGTGAAGAAATAGCCTTAGATATTAGTATGGGAGGAGCTGCACACCGTGGCTCTTGAATATGGACTGGCCATTGCAGCAGTGTGAGCCCTGGCTACAGCCCTGGCTTGGGCTCTCTCTTCTTCATCTTTCAGAGCTGCTTCATACAAGGTTGGGAAGGAATCTGGTGTAGTATCATGGATCTTGGCCCAAAACTCCAAGATTTTCATCTTGCTGATTTCAGCACAGGCTCTTGGACCCCACGTGAATTCAAAGGATGGAGGATTGCTGTTGGGCACTTGTTGGTACTCCAAGTACTTTAGCTGCACCATATCTTCAGTGATGACCTTCTTAGGATCTCCATAGATGAAGTGTTTTCTATTAGCATATACACCCATCATACTCAGCACATTCCAGATCTCAGTTTCAGAGACACAGTTATCATTCATGAATATCACACCCAGCACAATCATTAGGAGGCCACTACTGGGCATTTTTTCTTCACCCATCACTCCATCAAAAGTATGTTCTAGTTTATTAAAAAGGGCATAGCAGTGCCTGTTTGGATCAACTTCCTTCAGATCAATACCAAATGCCAGTTCCATGTGCTCTGAGGCTCTCTTTAGGATCTCATTGAAGTGGTTTTTAGATGTTTTGATAACATACTTCAGCATATCTGCCTTAGTAATAACCTCTTTCTTTTGATACTTCTCCATCAGGAACTGCACCAGTAAAACTACTTTGTGGTTAATAGGATCTTTACACCAGTCCTCAGTGTCCTCAGAGTCATCTGAACTTTTCTCATCTAGGTTTTGGTCACTTGTACTTGTATATGAGTGTGAAAAGGTAGACTGCTCTCCCATTGGCATGTTGGGAGATGTAGGCATACTGGCAACAGGACTAGCCTGATGTGGACACCCATAGAAAGGACCTGGAGAGGCTTCTTTCTCCTGTGCATTTTTAGCACGGGCCTGGCGGCGCTTCTCACGGGCACGGAGTTTGCTTTTCTGGCCACGGGGCATGACTGTAGTGGGGATCACAAGTAGTACtgcaaacaggctgaggaagaggtcACCCTGGAAAACAGAGGACGAGATAATTTGTACAGTCTCTGTTGGTAGATTCTACCATTAAGCCACGAAAAGCTGCCTTGTGCTCTTCCCTTAAGAGCACAACGGCACCAGTTGGAAGCACCCGAAAGTAAATCTTAGGAATAGGACTGGATAAAATGGAGAGAGTCCCTTTGGGAAAGCCTCTGGTCTGTGGGGTAAGAATGTCCCAGAAGATACCTTGACAAACGGAGGTTCTTCACCGGACGCTCAAGGCAAAGCTTTCCGGAGGCTTCGCTGCCCTCTAAGAACAGCAGAAAATAACGGTTGCTGAAGAAAAGCGGATATTATGGTAACCCATTTCCGGTCACGCCCACACAGTCCTTTATGCTCAAGCGCGCAGGAGCAGATGGAAGTAGGGGGCTGTCAGTCAACTTGTTACGAAGGCTGGTGCGTCTCAGAAATCTTGTAAAgtcttttctttgactttttactGTGGCTTGGCATTTTCGCTCTCATGAGCTGAGTGTACTTCCCTCAGATCCAGGATCTCATTGCACTTAGAGTCCTGACTATGAAATTAGAAACCAAAATCTAGCAGCCATGCCTGAGCCCTTTCATGACAGAAAACAGAAGTGGAATTTTGTGGCATATCTCCCACGGATGTCAATATCCTTTGTCTGGTCCTCATTCAATTACTTACCATGTTGTGTTATAAATGCTGAGCTACTCCCAATCTGCTACTGTAGAACATTCCCACCAGGTAAGACAATAAATATACAAACAATTTAAATGTGATTGTTATCTAAACAATATTCATTCGTTCAACATAAATAGACCTATCTTTTGACATGAATTAAAATGTCCTTTACCTACTCTCTTAATAAAATTTCAAACTGGCTCTGCTaaaaattttgtgttttaattcttttcctactaatattttagaattttttactttaaaacttaCATAGGAAACGAATATGCATATTTATAGAGTATAATGTAAGGGTTCAACAAATTTACATAttgagtaatttttaaattatggcaAATATATTTATAACTTTAAACATTAACTGTGgccaaaaatatattttcattgtagCTTGTTAAAAACATGGCATAGTTTTGATTAATGGTCACCATACTGTTTACTAGCATAccatactttttaaatttcagtaTCCATTGATAAGCCTGTGAACATCTTATTGTATCTGATTCTCTCCATTTTTGTAACCAAGATTCTACTCCCAAGTTCTGTGTGTCAGCttttataaaaaatgaataaGCCTGCCTATATGTATTCAGTATATTAAATGGAAAAGGATTTGGGTTACAGCTCATTCACTCACATTTCTATTAGAATAGCTTACTATGTAAAAGCAATAAGTTAACTTTCATATGGCAGTATTTTCACAGGTATAGCAAGGACAATATAACACACTGAAGAGAACTACCTGGCATTCTCATTTGGAATGAGGACAGCTGGCTTTTAGTGATAACTCAGTTTCAGCATACATCTGAACCTAACAAATCTGCCAGGACCTCAGTATCTATTACATTACCTTGTCATGTAATACTTATTTTTTGTCACTGCTTGAATTTAATCAACTCTGTCACTGTGAGAAAACAGTCAATATGATCAAGCTTAATTAGAAAATGTTTACTTTGGCTCACACTTTTTAAGTTTTAGTCCATTGACTGATAAACAAAGACAAGAacctgtaaataataataataatgatatttGTAGTAGTTGTTGTAACTAGCTAGTGTTAAAAAGGTTTTCCTttgttaaaaaagtaaaaattataggGATTTAAAGGGAAAAATGATAATGACCAAAGAGACAAAGTTAATTATTTCAAacgctagggtttttttttttttttttacatttacctGTTATGTGTTATTATATAATTCTTATATTAAGAATAGTGTAAGTGACTCCTACTAAGCAAAGATAAAATTGCATGGGCTAGGGATGCTGCATGGAAATACAGTACGTGCCTACCATGTAAGAAAccttgggttcaatttctagtacacagtaagagaaaaagtcaaaaataaaaaagataaacatttaatatatttacaaAGTATCTTTTGGTATTATGGTGCTGAGAATGTTTTAAATTTGTTCAATTATCTGACCTCATTGAGAGAAGGCATATCTaaccctagagagacttgagaccccagggagggGGGAGGTCTGGTGTGGTAGGGTTGGGGGGGGAAGGGGCAGGGACATCCTCCTGGAGtcaaagggaagaggaatgggaagaagaacagtcagagggtggataggactgtaaaaaaatattaaagaataataaaaataaatagataaatgtttgAATTTGCTGTTTGTAGTTTCACTTGTACTGGAATATTAAGATCTTAGCCTCTCGGAATGCACCGCATACTTACAGGGCAGGTAAGTTAGGAATTGCCATAAAAATTGATAACAcctaagaaagaaaattttattttattttattttatttaaagatttatttatttattatatatcagttacactgtagctgtcttcagacactccaggagatgGAGTCAGAtattgttacagatggttttcagccaccatgtggttgctgggaattgaactcaggacctttggaagagcagtcggtgctcttaaccgctgagccattactccagcccagaaagaaaattttaatcaGACTAGTTTCACAGACTGGTTTATAGATATAAAATGTGATTGGGTTATATAATATGAGTAATAATAACTCTTTGTACTAAAATATCTGCTTATAACTGAACAATGGAGACACTGAAGGGAGGAAGTATAGATATATGAAaggtatttataaaatataattaattgaaGACATATAACATATAAGATGACATtctttgccgggcatggtggcgcacgcctttaatcccagcactagggaggcaggcggatttctgagttcgaggccagcctggtctacagagtgagttccaggacagccagggctatacagagaaaccctgtctcaaaaaaccaaaaaaaaaaaaaaaaaagaaagaaaacatttttttcattgcCTTATTTAGTCTATGGTATGAGCTTTTAGTCTTTTAGCTTTTTGAGTCTATGGTAggaggcttttttaaaaattagcatatTTTATATTTGCTGGAACTTTGCCAATGTTATGAAAGCagcaaagaataaatgaaaaaagctAGAGAAGGGGGGTTGTGGGAAAAAATTCTTTTATGTATAAGTAACTTTAATTTTATGTACTGCACCGGGCCTTGTTAAATACTTACTGTTGTTATTTATCactttaataattaaataattgctAAATATTAGTCCCacttattaaattaatattaaattcaGTAAAAGGAAAGCaatgaatatgtttttatttaaagattgtTGTTAATGGTAGAATGGCTTTAAACATGAGCTTGAGAAAACTCACAGGAAATATGATGTTAGCTTAATTCTTTAGAAACTCTATGGTTTTGACTTGATGGAAAATCATAATTTGTACTCAAAATGTATAGGATTCTCAAGGTCAGATTTATGAACTTCTAGAATAAGAGTATGATCTTAGTCTGTATATTtggaataaaacttaaaaatcataaaatttttaGGATCAAGGGCCAGAATTTaacaatgtaaataaaaattgggCAGATCCTAACTTCATGGCACTGATTTGTATTTATcgagaaaaaagataaaaatccaacataaatacattttttaagttgggtaaatgttttaaacatttatttatttattcattaatttattcattttacaaccTGATTGTAGCCCCCTCCCTTATCTCTTCCAAGTCCCACCCTTAGGCCCCCTCTCATTCAAGTCCCACCTTCAGCCCCCTCAtccccttttcctcagagaaaggAAAGCCCCTCATGGGTAACAACCctccctggtacatcaagtcacagcatcctctcctactgaggccagacaagacatccAAGGTAAAAGGGATCCAAAGGgagacaaagggagacaacagagTCAGGAACAGTTCCTACTCTAACTAACCCACATGAAGAACTAACTGCACAACGGCACATTTATATATACACTACAAATTGTTGGGTTTTATGAAGAAATGTACAAGCAAATAGAACCATAGACCATCTGATTGGAAAGGGTATCCTGGAAAATTAGTatttaaaattagaaagaaaagatgaaaatcatCTAGATGGCAAACAAAGGGGTGAAGTTTAAGGACTGtttcttttaagagttgcctgtgctgtcagcactcctgggagtccaactctcacctgagttccagtggtcagagcactctctgaaggcaagctctcctcttgtagggcaggtgtccagcagtctggggCTTtgagcaatgacttgtgctgtaagatcaagaattgacaaatgggacctcataaaattgcaaagcttctgccttcaaatgatgacaccattgcatacactagcaagcgtttgctgaaaggaccctgatatagctgtctcttgtgagactaggccggggcctagcaaacacagaagtggatgatcacagtcagctattggatgggtcacacggcccccaatggaggagctagagaaaatacccaaggagctaaagggaactgcaatgctataggtggaacaacaatatgaactaaccagttcccgagagctcttgtctttagctgcatatgtagcaaaaaaatggcctagtcggccatcactgcaaagagaggcccattggacttgcaaactttatatgccccagtacaggggaacaccagggccaaaaaaatgggaatgggtgggtaggaaagtgggggggggaggatatgggggacttttgggatagcattctaaatataattgaggaaaatacataataataaaaaaaaatagaaaaaaaaaaaaagaaaaaggccaccaacagattgggaaagaattttttaccaatcctaaatctgataggggactaatatccaatatatacaaagagctcaagaagctgaactccagaaattcaaataaacccattaaaaatgctgtaaagagctaaacaaataattctcaactgaggaatgcagaagggctgagaagcacttgaaaaaatgttcaacatccttaatcaccagggaaatgaatatcaaaacaaccttgagattccacctcacaccagtcagaatggctaggatcaaaaattcaggtgacagcagatgctggtgaggatgtggagaaagaggaacactgctccattgctggtgggattgcaaccttgtacaaccactctggaaatcagtctggcagttcctcagaaaactggacatactaCCTGTAGATcaagcaatacatctcctggtcatatacccagaagatgttccaactggtaagaaggacacatgctccactatgttcatagcagccttatttataataggcagaagctggaaagaacccagatgtccctcaacaaaggaatggatacagagaatgtgatacatttacacaatggagtactaatcagctattaaaaaatgaatttatgaaattcctaggcaaatggatggacctggagggcatcatcctcagtgaggtaacccaatcacaaaagaactcacatgatatgtattcactgataaattgatattagcccagaaacttagaatacccaagatacaacttccaaaacacaagaaaatcaagaaggaagaccaactcttggatacttcattcctccctagaatagggagtaaaatagccatggaaggagttacagagacaaagtttggagctaagacaaaaggatggaccatccagagtctgccccacccggggtacatcccataatcagccaccaaatgcagacactattgcatatgccagcaggattttgctgaaaggaccctgatatagctgtctcttgtgagactatgccagtgcctggcaaacacagaagtggatgctcacagtcagctattggatggatcacagggctcccaatgtaggagctagagaaagtacccaagagctgaagaggtctgcaaccctataggtcgaacaacaatatgagctaatcaGTATCCCCATAACTCGTgtttttagctgcatatgtatcaaaagatggcctagttggccatcattgggaagagaggccccttggtctagcaaactttgtatgccccagtataggggaaagccagggccaataagtgggtgTGAGTAGGTAactgggtagaggagcagggcgggggaggtaataggggacttttgggatagcatttgaaatgtaaatgaagaaaatatccaaaaaaattaaattaaaaaaaaacatgaaaaaaaagagttgcctgtGCAAATGTCTGATCAGCCTGGTACAGTCAATAACTATAATACCTCTTTAGAATGAATGCAAGGTGATTGGGGAGACTCTATACTAATAATGACAAATAAAACCAAGCAAAAACCCACTAACAGTTTTAAAGCAAGGGAACAATCTGACATGGCACATGTTTTATAAGGATTAATATGGCTGTAATTTAGATATAAACATTTGTACgatatacacacacagtctcacacaaatgcacataatgTAGAAAACAGAATTTGGATATTGTTACTTTATTTCAGCATGCTGACATTTGAAACAGACTTATGTGAATAGATTGGAAAACAGAATGTTGAGGAGCATTTGGAAGAATTATATATTACTTTAAATAAGGATGTTATATGAGGCTACCATGTCAAAAGCATCTATTTTTATATGAAGCATATGAAACTTCACAGTTGAATCACCTAGTAAAATTGAGCATTCTTTAAGTGTTCAGTTAACATTTAACACAGTTAATAGGTAATACAGAGAGTAAAAGTGATAAGGGTGTATTTAATGTAGAGATGTGATTCTGAATTCAGTGGGAAAAAGGTTGTATTAGAAgctctttttattttgataaatattAAAGCAAAGCTATGAGATAAGCAGAAACACATATCTGAATACTGGAACAGAAGTCTGGGCTTGAactacatacctaaacatatgtGAGAATGGAATAAATAGGTCTGAATGGGTTTGGTAAGGAAGATAATAGAGGATGAGaaaagaaatatggaaagaaTCTAATATTTAGAGAATGAAGACAGAAATGAATTcattgtagaaaatgtaaaacacatgctTTTCCAAAGTGTGCAGTTCCCATAGAAAGATAATAAACATTTCATCCCTAGTTAGGAAACGAGTAAACACTCattaaatgttaataaaaagTTAGTTTTTGTGAACTATTTTTATAAACTCAGAAGAATTTATATTCtataaaaatttaacattttaatatttagatTTCTCATTATAGCATCTATTTTGGCTAGATGGAAAATGGAATTCAATATTTgttttatacataaaatttatTCCAAACTTTggaaaaatatctattttgtattatttattcagTGGACTGCTTTATTTCCTGCATTTagttttctgagttctttgtatatcctAGATATTTATCCTATGCCAGATGTATAGATAGCAAATAGCATAAAGCATATATTCTGTTGAAAGAAGCATCATAGTGCTATGTGAAGACAAAACACTGAATGAATGTTCTGATAGAAATTGCAAATTGTAATTGAGCCAGCTGAACAAGCACAAGCCACTATTTCTAGGATTCAGGGTGCAGAGACAGGGAAGTGGCTACAAATCCAGTGCCATCCTgatgtacatagtgagttccagggagccAGGGAGCTCAGGGGAGCTCaggatacatagtaagacctgattggaaaaaaaaaaagaaagaaagaaagaaagaaagagagaaataaagaaataaagaaagaaagaaagaaagaaagaaagaaagaaagaaagaaggaaagaaagaaggaaggaaagaaagaaagaaagaaagaaagaaagaaagaaagaaagaaagaaggaaaaaggaaaaaaaagaataaaaaggaaaaaaagcattatggatttttctagacaaagttatttgtatttttgttaaGGTGAATATTCACTGATGAATTCTAATTTGATTTCCATTTATACACCATTTGAAAATGTCCGtgtttcaaatacaattttcagagaaaccctgtctcaaaaaaaaaaaaaccaaaaccaaaaacaaatacaattttAATACTCTAAAATTTTTTTCAGTAATCCAGAatatcatttctttattttttaaattttttatttatttttattaggtattttcctcgtttacattttcaatgctatcccaaaagtcacccatacccacccccccaaccccctacccacccactcacccttatatgtcccctgtactgggacatataaagtttgcaagtccaatgggcctctctttgcagtgatggccgactaggccatcttttgatacatatgcagctagagacaagaactccggggtactggttagttcatattgttgttccacctatagggttgcagttccctttagctccttgggtaatttgtctagctcctccattgggggccctgtgacccatccaatagctgactgtgatcatccacttctgtgtttgctaggccccggcatagtctcacaagagatagctatatctgggtcctttcagcaaaatcttgctagtgtatgcaatggtgtcagcgtttggaagctgattatggaatggatccctgcatatagcaatcaatagatggtccatcctttcgtcacagctccaaattttgtctctgtaactccttccatgggtgttttgttcccatttctaagaaggggcaaagtgtccacactttggtcttcgttcttcttgaatttcatgtgtttagcaaattgtatcttataacttgggtatcctaagtttctgggctaatatccacttatcattgagtacatattgtgcgagttcctttgtgattgggttacctcactcaggatgatgccctccaggtccatccatttgcctaggaatttcataaattcatttttttaatagctgagtagtactccattgtgtaaatgtatcacattttctgtatccattcctctgtggaggggcatctgggttctttccagcttctggctattataaataaggctgctatgaacatagtggagcatgtgtccttcttaccggttgggacatcttctggatatatgcccgggagaggtattgctggatcctctggtagtactatgtccaattttctgaggaactgccagactgatttccagagtggttgtacaagcttgcaatcccaccaacaatggaggagtgttcccctttctccacatcctcaccaacatctgctgtcacctgagtttttgatcttagccattctgactggagtgaagtggaatctcagtgttgttttgatttgcatttccctgatgattaaggatgttgaacatttttttcaggtgcttctcagccattcggtatacctcaggtgagaattctttgttcagctctgagccccattttttaatggggtaacccacacacctatggttacttgatctttgacaagggagctaaaaccatccagtggaaaaaaaaacagcattttcaacaaatggtgctggcacaactggtggttatcatgtagaaaaatgtgaattgattcatttctatctccttgtactaaggtaaaatctaagtggattaaggaactccacataaaaccagagacactgaaacttatagaggagaaagtagggaaaagcctcaaagatatgggtacaggggaaaaattcctgaatagaacagcaatggcttgtgctgtaagatctagaattgatgaatgggacctcataaaattgcaaagcttctgcaaagcaaaagacactgtcaataagacaaaaaggccaccaacaaattgggaaaggatctttacctatcccaaatcggataggggactaatatccaatatactcTAAAATTTAAGAGAAAATGCTTCTGCATAATACACAAATATCAAGTTGATgacacttttaattttattaatataaagttatttttattaatggATATAGCTTGGCATTTAAATTAAagatttcctttgttcttttgagGGTATGTGGTTTATAATTTCTATTGAAATCATGTTAAAGATGgtgtaaaaacaaaaccactgagACTTAAGATGCATAgggtattaaaattttattttctcagaataaataaataatcttttaattaattaacttcttCATTGTTTAGATGCATTTATTAtttcagaactcaagaaacttgtGCCAGAGTTATTTTTCTGATATTATTTTTATCTAATCTTTTTGTACGGTCCAGTGTTTATCctcctcccagtctgccctctgactgttactcatcccatacctcctcgcccatctccaagaggatgtccccacacccacacccataccTCACCAGGCCTCTTCCCTCCCTGAGCCTCAAATCACTGGAGAGTTAGGTGCCTCTTCTCTCACcaaagccagaccaggcagttctctactgtatatgtgttgggggccttggaacagctcatgtatgctgcctggttgttggcttagtgtctgagagatctcaggggtccaggttagttgagacttctggtcttcctatggtatcaccctcctcctcagcttcttccagcctttgtctaattcaaccacaggggtccccagcttctgtccattggtccgGTGTAACTATTTGCAtcagactctttcagctgcttgtttataaaattaaattcttttGCATCTCTTTTTAATGTCAGTTAAGACAACAGAAAAGGCATGGGtaatattgttttcattttgatttgttaTTCATAAGAAATGTTAGATTTTTAAATGAGGAGAAACATTGGCTTTTATGTTTTAGATATAATCTTAAGgtttatcttagggttttactactgtgagcCGACACCTCTTATAAGGAATTTaagaatttaattggggctggcttacaggttcagaggttcagtctattatcatcaaggtgggagg
Encoded here:
- the Mageb18 gene encoding melanoma-associated antigen B18, with the protein product MPRGQKSKLRAREKRRQARAKNAQEKEASPGPFYGCPHQASPVASMPTSPNMPMGEQSTFSHSYTSTSDQNLDEKSSDDSEDTEDWCKDPINHKVVLLVQFLMEKYQKKEVITKADMLKYVIKTSKNHFNEILKRASEHMELAFGIDLKEVDPNRHCYALFNKLEHTFDGVMGEEKMPSSGLLMIVLGVIFMNDNCVSETEIWNVLSMMGVYANRKHFIYGDPKKVITEDMVQLKYLEYQQVPNSNPPSFEFTWGPRACAEISKMKILEFWAKIHDTTPDSFPTLYEAALKDEEERAQARAVARAHTAAMASPYSRATVCSSSHTNI